The Rhizobium rhizoryzae genome window below encodes:
- a CDS encoding Rieske 2Fe-2S domain-containing protein, translating to MPYGVRDWPIIGPQHNDKHCLDFEHTHYHLDARFMPSWHGHHCEWYWSHVAVSPMQAKRGLNAGGFPPVVWKRRECKRLENPQTDALFKRAAESKTFQCLHADYVGRQAKHDGRGWVCPHRSVPLADHAPVDGVIRCPLHFMRIDASTGKVLASEVPSQ from the coding sequence ATGCCTTACGGTGTTCGTGATTGGCCGATTATCGGTCCACAGCACAATGACAAGCATTGTTTAGATTTCGAGCATACCCATTATCACCTTGATGCTCGTTTCATGCCAAGTTGGCACGGTCATCATTGTGAATGGTATTGGTCGCATGTGGCTGTCTCTCCCATGCAGGCAAAGCGCGGCTTGAACGCCGGTGGCTTTCCGCCTGTTGTCTGGAAGCGGCGCGAATGCAAGCGGCTTGAGAATCCGCAAACAGATGCGCTATTCAAGCGCGCGGCGGAAAGTAAAACTTTCCAGTGCCTTCACGCGGATTACGTGGGGCGGCAAGCCAAGCATGACGGCCGGGGCTGGGTTTGCCCGCATCGCTCTGTTCCTCTCGCGGATCATGCCCCCGTTGATGGCGTTATCCGCTGCCCTCTGCATTTCATGCGCATTGATGCTTCAACCGGCAAAGTGCTGGCGAGCGAGGTTCCATCGCAATGA
- a CDS encoding helix-turn-helix domain-containing protein, protein MMTPSEIIDVREKRGWNQQALAEHVGVGQPTVSRWETDKAKPRGAALKILKALSQSDSAGNE, encoded by the coding sequence ATGATGACGCCCTCAGAGATCATTGATGTTCGGGAAAAGCGCGGCTGGAACCAGCAGGCGCTTGCTGAGCATGTGGGCGTGGGGCAGCCCACGGTGTCGAGGTGGGAAACAGATAAGGCCAAGCCACGGGGTGCGGCCTTGAAGATCCTGAAGGCTCTCAGTCAATCAGATTCAGCGGGGAACGAGTGA
- a CDS encoding S24 family peptidase, with the protein MLSDRAIDVPLIAKVSAGDLQRDDLRDEQIGTITVGQLPAGDWIALEVDGDSMDRISPPESIIIVNRADKRLVANACYVVADENGQATYKRYRPNPDRFEPVSTNTAHEPIFPQQLPAVIGRVRMSLLKL; encoded by the coding sequence ATGCTTTCCGACCGAGCAATTGACGTACCGTTGATTGCAAAAGTCAGTGCTGGCGACCTGCAAAGAGACGATCTCAGAGACGAACAGATAGGCACGATCACGGTCGGGCAACTACCGGCCGGGGATTGGATCGCTCTTGAAGTTGATGGCGATTCCATGGACCGGATATCGCCGCCTGAATCGATCATCATTGTTAACCGCGCTGACAAGCGCCTTGTGGCCAATGCCTGTTATGTCGTCGCTGATGAAAATGGTCAGGCGACTTATAAGCGCTATCGGCCGAACCCTGATCGGTTCGAGCCAGTTTCTACCAATACTGCGCATGAGCCAATATTTCCGCAGCAATTACCTGCAGTTATCGGCCGCGTGCGCATGTCGCTTCTGAAATTGTAA
- a CDS encoding 3'-5' exonuclease produces MRDLMIDIETLGNRPGGVILSIGAVAFDADTGEIGEEFYAAIDPETSSKVGLTTDISTMLWWMKQSEAAREEAFSGKHSINMALTELSIFVKWQEPSRVWAKPPSFDLVMLEAAFRACDQDIPWHFRVHRDCRTIFDITGTKQPEVGTAHNALDDAKAQALGVIEAYRKLREPSPQPNVKTLEWVEGSFISDDDDNGPLEGVPVEIKTWSAGPYRIIRQRHEDGLFILEGLANGCGSMHPLLKQAQAAAEDDLEHRHIRFQNHAGRIALDRLVLRRKEKIGDTGVTLGSIIDYVSALEAEIARRHAIAMGSNPSPQTKSGGE; encoded by the coding sequence ATGCGTGACCTGATGATTGATATTGAGACGCTCGGCAATCGCCCAGGCGGCGTAATCCTTAGTATCGGCGCGGTAGCTTTTGACGCTGACACAGGTGAAATCGGCGAAGAATTCTACGCTGCAATTGATCCTGAAACATCATCCAAAGTTGGCCTGACGACAGACATTTCTACAATGCTGTGGTGGATGAAGCAGTCAGAAGCGGCCCGCGAAGAGGCGTTTTCCGGCAAGCACTCAATCAATATGGCGCTGACAGAATTGTCGATCTTTGTGAAATGGCAAGAGCCAAGCCGCGTGTGGGCCAAGCCACCATCGTTTGACCTTGTGATGCTGGAGGCCGCCTTTCGTGCCTGCGATCAGGATATTCCTTGGCATTTCCGGGTTCACCGCGACTGCAGAACAATCTTTGACATCACCGGCACAAAGCAGCCCGAAGTTGGGACCGCTCACAATGCGCTCGATGACGCAAAAGCTCAGGCGCTCGGGGTGATCGAGGCATATCGCAAACTTCGAGAACCCTCGCCCCAACCGAATGTGAAAACCCTTGAATGGGTGGAAGGCTCGTTCATTTCCGACGATGACGACAATGGCCCCCTTGAGGGCGTTCCAGTGGAAATTAAAACGTGGAGCGCAGGGCCTTATCGGATCATCAGGCAGAGACATGAAGACGGCTTGTTTATCTTGGAAGGGCTGGCAAATGGCTGCGGGTCTATGCACCCTCTCCTTAAGCAGGCCCAAGCCGCTGCGGAAGATGACCTTGAGCACCGGCATATCCGCTTCCAGAACCACGCTGGGAGGATCGCACTAGATCGTCTCGTGTTGCGCCGCAAAGAAAAGATTGGTGACACTGGCGTAACGCTGGGTTCAATCATTGATTACGTCAGCGCTCTTGAAGCCGAAATTGCGCGCCGCCACGCTATCGCTATGGGAAGCAACCCATCGCCCCAAACGAAAAGTGGGGGCGAGTGA
- a CDS encoding tyrosine-type recombinase/integrase: MTFHPNAITFSQVMDKTFKQAAESYINSGHERRYLDRIIPHIGDRPLSAIFPYDVRELAKALYPEHRNSTRNRCVITPVRAVMFHGYDRGWGPPSRLRNLKVDEPKRKKAASPTWLHDFFRQCDRDGAPHIAALVMFMSQTGARVSEALRLEWQEVSFASKTATLLRTKTSTHSVRHLSDQLIHRLHSLKSATADSPRVFRLTDRSHVNTRIREICSRADISYKPSHTCGRHAFATNSIAFGNDIKTTMEAGGWKSAAVFLGTYVNPRHASRKVAESFNLHHCDSDC, translated from the coding sequence ATGACATTCCACCCGAACGCGATAACCTTCAGCCAGGTGATGGATAAGACGTTTAAGCAGGCCGCTGAAAGCTACATCAACAGCGGGCATGAACGCCGCTATCTTGATCGGATCATCCCGCACATTGGTGACAGGCCTTTGTCTGCGATATTTCCGTATGACGTGCGCGAGTTGGCAAAGGCTCTTTACCCGGAGCATCGCAATTCGACGCGGAATCGTTGTGTGATCACGCCAGTCAGAGCCGTGATGTTCCATGGCTATGATCGCGGTTGGGGACCGCCAAGCCGTCTGCGCAACCTCAAGGTTGATGAGCCAAAGCGCAAGAAAGCAGCGTCACCGACATGGCTGCACGACTTTTTTCGGCAATGCGACCGCGATGGCGCGCCTCATATTGCAGCGCTGGTCATGTTCATGTCTCAGACCGGAGCCCGCGTAAGCGAGGCGCTTCGATTGGAATGGCAGGAAGTCAGCTTTGCAAGTAAGACAGCAACCCTTCTGCGCACGAAGACTTCCACGCATTCAGTTCGCCACTTGTCCGATCAGTTGATTCACCGGCTGCACTCCCTGAAATCGGCAACAGCTGACAGCCCGCGCGTTTTCCGTCTGACGGATCGCAGCCACGTCAACACCCGTATTCGTGAGATCTGTTCGCGCGCCGATATCTCTTACAAGCCATCGCATACATGCGGCCGACACGCATTTGCTACCAACTCGATTGCGTTCGGAAACGACATCAAGACCACGATGGAAGCCGGTGGATGGAAGAGTGCGGCCGTGTTCCTTGGAACCTACGTCAATCCGAGGCATGCAAGCCGCAAGGTCGCTGAATCCTTCAATTTGCACCATTGCGACAGTGATTGTTAG
- a CDS encoding helix-turn-helix domain-containing protein — MFAMMNAALKIQGSHRTGEPVRRGSKLKGTFERAFYKALTKKEAAQLVIAADRYEKLHKEKGKRCGPLGSIAIEVLRYLTALNLLSGKTGRLEPSLARMMEKLRRSRGAINDALKALERHGFLIKIRRFEPTNNTGKGPRVKQASNAYRLTMPQRAIVALGQYFRPTSMEDKARAELAAMTAKAVERINQYGIEQMEIWAYDASPFGREAARDLKLFQERESIEQTEPGTKYSF, encoded by the coding sequence ATGTTTGCTATGATGAATGCGGCGCTCAAGATCCAGGGCAGCCACCGCACAGGCGAGCCCGTGCGCAGAGGTTCGAAGCTGAAAGGCACCTTCGAACGCGCTTTCTACAAGGCGCTCACCAAGAAAGAGGCCGCTCAGCTCGTCATCGCGGCCGACCGCTACGAAAAGCTTCACAAAGAGAAAGGCAAGCGATGCGGCCCGTTGGGCTCGATAGCCATCGAGGTCTTGAGATACCTTACAGCCCTCAATCTGCTATCCGGCAAAACCGGGAGGCTGGAGCCATCGCTGGCAAGAATGATGGAAAAGTTGCGGCGATCACGCGGTGCGATCAATGACGCCCTGAAGGCGCTGGAGCGTCACGGATTCCTAATCAAGATCCGCCGCTTTGAACCTACAAATAACACCGGCAAAGGCCCACGCGTGAAGCAGGCGAGCAATGCGTACAGGCTCACCATGCCTCAGCGCGCCATCGTCGCCCTTGGCCAATATTTCCGCCCTACTTCCATGGAAGACAAAGCCCGCGCTGAATTGGCAGCAATGACCGCCAAGGCGGTTGAGCGCATCAATCAGTATGGCATCGAGCAAATGGAAATATGGGCATACGATGCAAGCCCCTTCGGCCGCGAGGCCGCAAGGGACTTGAAATTGTTCCAGGAGCGCGAGTCTATTGAGCAGACAGAACCCGGAACTAAATATTCTTTTTAA
- a CDS encoding ParA family protein has protein sequence MPVVVIASSKGGAGKSTTAVLLGTELARKGVQVTMLDCDPNHSLSIWAGKGQLPEGIKAISDVTESSIVRTIKQHDVDGAVVVVDLEGVASRMVSRAISQADLVIIPMRATVLDATIGAQSLQLIAEEEEAIDRKIAHAVVFTMTRHIRSKQQTGIEASLRDAGIDVIDPPLMERAAFSALFEYGGNLATMENKQGNMDAAIENAEAFAIAVYKRLAEALK, from the coding sequence GTGCCTGTAGTCGTCATAGCCTCATCAAAAGGAGGCGCTGGAAAATCAACAACCGCCGTCCTGCTTGGAACCGAGCTTGCCCGAAAGGGCGTGCAAGTGACCATGCTGGATTGCGACCCCAACCACTCACTCAGCATCTGGGCAGGGAAGGGGCAGTTGCCAGAAGGTATCAAAGCAATCAGCGACGTTACCGAGTCGAGCATTGTCAGGACCATTAAGCAACATGACGTTGATGGCGCGGTTGTCGTGGTAGATCTGGAAGGTGTTGCATCCCGCATGGTTTCGCGCGCGATCAGCCAAGCCGATCTTGTCATCATACCAATGCGCGCCACGGTACTGGATGCGACGATTGGAGCGCAGTCTCTTCAGCTGATTGCAGAAGAAGAAGAGGCTATTGACCGAAAGATTGCCCATGCCGTTGTCTTTACCATGACCCGCCATATTCGGTCCAAACAGCAAACAGGCATTGAAGCCTCTTTGCGTGACGCGGGCATTGACGTGATCGACCCGCCATTGATGGAGCGTGCAGCATTTTCAGCCCTGTTCGAGTACGGCGGAAACCTCGCCACGATGGAAAACAAGCAAGGCAACATGGATGCAGCTATTGAGAATGCGGAAGCGTTTGCCATTGCAGTTTATAAGCGGCTTGCGGAGGCCCTGAAATGA
- a CDS encoding chromosome partitioning protein ParB, translating into MTDFKVNFGDLRKKDKAATPTEIAKVDAAGETHGFVDRSPRGRPGRKKSERTGQVHAKVLPHVSEEIANEAIRRGVVQGVIIEEAWALYKTQKF; encoded by the coding sequence ATGACAGACTTCAAAGTGAATTTTGGTGATCTCAGAAAGAAAGACAAGGCAGCTACGCCAACGGAAATCGCTAAGGTTGACGCAGCAGGCGAGACGCATGGATTTGTTGATCGATCACCACGCGGCCGACCAGGGAGGAAGAAGAGCGAGAGAACAGGGCAAGTTCACGCAAAGGTTCTCCCGCACGTTTCAGAAGAGATCGCAAATGAAGCAATCAGACGTGGCGTAGTGCAAGGCGTCATCATTGAAGAAGCTTGGGCGCTTTACAAAACACAGAAATTTTGA